The sequence GAAGAATGCCACATGAAAACCATTTCATTGAAGCGCCCCAACATCGGCCACATGCGTGCGGTAAATGCGACAGTGTACTGAAAATAAATGTCCTCTATCATAATTTTCATCTTCTCTAAAACGCTGCTCGTCAAATGTTCCTGCACAGCGAAATGGCCtggaagaatttttttcttgatagAGCTGTGAATAAATGTGTATTGCATTTAAATTTACCGAAAGGTAAACGTTCAATGGTGAATCCCATTTCTTCAGTTTGAGCCAGCTCTTTGAGTTCTTCCTccgtataaattttaaaattgcgcAACAGACCCTGCATGATttcctgaaaaaaattaaaaacaagcaaGAACATTCTCATACCAATAAAAATCATTCCACAAATCAATAAGATTACACTTTCATCGTCGCGTATGGCCGCCACCCATGCCTCAGAGTCTGCGCCCCATTTGAGTTGAAAGGCATAGAGGCgctcaaccgaatcggctgctAGTCCAAtgctattgaaaaaatgtagGTTGCAAAACATATTGAATGTAAATCATGTTTAATCGCATAATTTACCTAGGTACAGTTAGTATACTAGACAGTCCACCACCATAAATGCTCGTTACGACAATGTCATTCAAGAAGCAGGCGAACAGCATCACCCTTATTGGTGTAAAACCCACCATGGCGCCCTTGTTCGATTGCGAGACAAATAACAGCATTATTGTCGAGAAGGCATATTCAAAATTATGTAGCCAACTATTCTTAGTTGTGGAATGCGAATTTTCATTTAAAGCTTTAATTATTGCACTGTAATGATCTATGAAGAGCAGCGCTAGTACTTCTACGCATAAACAAGCGACCACGAAACCCCAAAGTGCAGGCTGAAAAGGTTCAATCGGTAGCAACCAACTAGCTAAACGTCTATTATAGAAAATAGGTAATAGAAAATCCTATTTAGtaagatattaataaaaatagctaatcagtatattttataatttttaagtacTTAGGTGCCGGCACTACACAGGTGATTCCCGAGCGTCCAATGTACATCGACATGTCGAGCGCCACATAATCGGCATACCTATGAATTAAAAATCACTTTAGTATTCGACTACCCTTACTAGCACAGCTATGCAGGTATACGTACTTACCAGGTATACATGGCGCTCATACCCACTTCTGCTTTGCCTCTGGCAATCATACCCAAAGCAGCCTCTCCAGTCATATTCCTATAAGCAACGCCCCAGTCATAGGCGTCAGCTGCAGTTAAGGTGAGCAAGTTGTTTTACATATGAAAGTTGTACTTGCCCTAACCATTTTTGATGCGTGCTCTTACGATTTCTTCTCGTATACACCCATTGCAAAACTATGAACAcgccactatttttttataagaaaaaccaTAAAACgctaagtttcaaactttatatgaaattttttaaaattttattcaaacattttattttttaaccagttgttttgttttttgtaacaaGTTTTAggataacaaagtgcaagtttcaagtgactacaaagtactgttgatttttgacaactcaTAGTATACGCtcgaatttatgtatataaaaaaatgtttgcatttagTAAAGGCTATAAAACTACTTACCCagaaaaactctaaaaattccggttaaaaagttgaaattacatttttacaaaaaaattatgctatTCTTATAACTCTGCAAAGGGGGGAAGAAATCGTAAGAGCAAGTGGTGTGATTAAAAATATTGGATAGTCTGGTGGTCTGCTAGTTATTTAAAATGCAAAGCTATAGGAACTAGGTGTCGATCCCTCTTGATCAACAGTGCTCTGCTGGGCTCTTGAATATGACTAAATTCTTTTTGAGATATGAGGAGAACCCACAATTCCATActcgtaaatatttatgtacggaTCAAATTGATATGGCCCTGACTAGAAGGCAAACTACGATTGCGACTGCCCTTAAGACTTATGTACGGGGCTGTACTAAAAGTTCAAACAGAGGCATGATTAGACGCGATGCTTGCTACAACAATATCGCATTCCTGCAAGTTCTCTCTGCTCAAGTTAACTTGGGTTAGTGTCACTTGGTTGGTCAACAGTGATCTCACATCTCACAGAGATTGCATGGAGTTGTAGCTTTCGGCTCCTACTCGTAAATTACTAACCCTCCGGCTCGCGAGTCATGATTTACAAAATGTTGGGTAGTTATACGAAGCATGTCCCAGGAAACCCTTCGCTGCATATAGAATCAGATGCTGTAAGGCTGAGTCCAATTTACTGGTCTAAAATCTACGCCTAGAAATGTTAAGCGATAGTAATTCAGCAACGTAGAGTAGCGAAAATGAACATAATTTGGAAGAGGTTCAATAGGATTGTTCGATGTCCTAGCTCGAGTCGAGGCGCCTCAAATATTTGGAACACCACAAAGAGTGTAAGGGTCAATTTATATCTGGCGTTTAAGTTCAGTCTTAAGCTTTGGTGTATTAAGACACCTATAGTAGAATTTTATGACAAATATACCACTTTAACTCGTATGagtattttttgtacttttccGTAAAAGAGACTGAGTACATGATAAATCTAAAATGTAAGGATAACAGATTTACcataaaaatgtgcaaaaggGTGAAAAATGAGTACCCTACAGCACGTATACAGAATCAAATGGAAGTGTGAAGGAAATGGTGAAAGAAATTGTATGGGTTTTTACACTTCAATCTATCTTTTTAATatgtttgaaaattctgaaaatttaaatttaattatttaatcttAGTAGGTTACTTACAGGTATCAACATCTACTGAACAATTACGTTTCACGCAAAACTCCTTAAGTATTCTGGCCTCTGTGCCATCGATCTCTACATCACCATTGACATCGTCTGCTGCAAAGGCTCTGTCACGCGATGGTGCACCAGGGTacttaaaaagaaatcaaacaaaatttaagaaaatgctaAACACAAAGAAAAAGTTAGTAATGCATTTGGCTCAGGATTGAAATCTTTTATGACGTCGTACACTTACAGACTACTAAAAAATACTTTCAATTTCTTCACTGAACCTAACACTGCATATAACATATTCAGAAGCATGGGTAAAGAATaagaacatatgtatatacatcacCTTcgttttgtggtgtgcgtcttgatttccttccacaaatgaagggacctacagttttaagccgacaccgaacggcagatggcttttatgagaagctttttcatggcagaattacactcggaggtttgccattgcctgccgaggggcgaccgctgttagaaaagacattttctatcatttgatgtttcatgcaccaAGGTCGCAAGCCTGGAAAAGTTGCCAACCCTTTCAATATTGTAGCGCTTATTAGGTTTTCACTTCGACTCCAtgatcttttgtgccctctactcatcacatcCAGACGCAGCTTCCTTactaaacttaagatagagctgggttggactgagcGTATGTGACTTTATTCTAGCTGCAAATGGCCAAGATGTCTCAagcttctccgcgctatagctttgcattcaaggagaaggtgcattgaaGTCTCCTGGACTTGGTCCTAGAAACGACATATCTCGATCATGTACTTCACAGTCTGCAATGACCTGTGAGAATCCCCGTGAGTACTCTCACTTAATCCTTGGGGAGAGTTATGACTTTGTAAACCTCGTTTGGTTGTAACCCCAGTGAGGTCTTCCCCTGGCGTGCCTCATAGTTTGGAGCTAGCCCTAGCTTTTCACTCCAAAGCATCGCCTTGAcggtgtgttgtcccatagcaaaGAAGGGATCGGGTCCTATTAATGACAAGGCTGCAGCCTGCCTTACCAATGCCACTTCATTCCCAGTTATACGCCTGAGCCCTCCGACCCAAATTAGCAGCATGCGATTGTGCATTCCTAACAaattcagtttctcgatacCCTCAAGGACTGGTAAAGACTTAATCTCACAGAatgacagtgccttgattgtcGCCTCACCGTCGCTCAGTGTGGCAACTCGCTCAATCCGGAGGATCCTGTCTAAGTCAACCTCTGCGCATAGACTTGTTTTGACGTGtatttcaactaaaaattggtttatttggtatatctgtgttttttgtttttgttgatttaaGATATTAACCCAACTAATTTGTCACATCACGCAAAGATAAGTGCGTTCAGGATTAGAAAGTTTGCGGATTGTATTTGTGCAAGGTAAAAAATTCTACTCACATATTTCAAAACGATATCTGGCCGATAGTCAAAAGCTGCCATAATTACTTCGCGGCCTTCTAGGTTTTCCAACTTGTCCGGAAAGAGAACATTGCTGTGCAGAAAAGTATTACTTGAGGCATTGAAACGATCAATCGAATAAATTTGCTTGGGGTTATCCGTACGTAGACcaacaaatttgtttgttttcaactCGAAAATTTCTGGGTTGGTATTCGATCTCTCAATAAGAAGTATGCTGGATTGATCTGtgaaatgaaaaacgatttttttaattcgatttttcAAAACAGGCAAAAAGTTCAATATATAgacttttaaaagaaataaaaaaagtgaaaaatacaatacaaaaagaaaaaatacaaaaaatacgttcttcgtaaaaatttctaaaacaatGTTATAATTATCGTGTTTAGCTAACCAGAAATCAATTTTCCAACGAGgtgaatttttcattaaaaactaaTGTTATCggattccaaaatttaattaaaattccgATAGTCCTCAGTGTAGCTATTACGCGAATAAAACTCGTAATACTAAATTAGTTTATCAGCTCCTGTATTACCAGCCATCAGACAACTCGAACTTACCTTCAAAAAAGTGATGTTGAAAGTGTTCGTCCAGCAATTCATCCTTATTGTAGACGaataagaatttattatttaccgAACGCCAAATCGAATAGCGACTTGCATTTATAATCGCTTCAATGAAAACTGGAATATCCATTTGGAAGGTTATAAAATTCTGCGATAATGAAAATACATGTAATATAAATATCCAACAGTCTCAAATTAGTCATAAACAAATCTACCTCACAATGCGATTTTTCGATTGACAAAGTCAATTTCTCCACCAGTGGATTCAAAACCACATAATCATTGAGAAGCTCTTCACGTTTGGTGGCAAAATCCACTATATCTTCAGGAAAAGATGCCTCCAAATTATGCAGGCGTATATTTACGATTGCAGCGGCTGGTGGATTTATATTCTGCCAGTTAATTGAAAATTCTTCATTCTCAGACCAAATGATACACGTTGTAGTGGACAAAAGATAATTTTGCACTGTGGAAAAgtagaattttaatttagtatattcctggaataaaatttaaagaaagcaACAAAGTAAACATTAACTTATCACATCAAGCATTCTTGACCAATAGAAGCtgtgcaataaatttattggCAACATTTTCGAATCACAACAGTTTCAAGATAATAAATAGAATACTTCTTCAACGTCTCCAAATGAACTGGCCCTCGTCAGCGTTTTTCCTTGCAATATAAGCCAATTATTTGCCAGACTTtgtaaaactttgaaaatagctgaaataaaaaaacgactAGGTTTGTTTACCGAACAATTAACTGTTCATTGTATGTCACATAACGTTTCTCTGTtcataataaagccatttgcaaTTTTGATAGTTGCCAAATTGCCTAGCAAATAGTAGAGCGGCAGTAGAAAATGTAGGTTGAATAGTTCAGACGACTTGctcatttggaaaaattaaacatttacaTGTGAAATTAGTATAGTAACCGCAATATATTTGCAGACTTacaaaaaatacattcatatgtatgtatgcgtttgTGCTTAAATCACTCTGGCCCATTAGAATGGAGTCGATGGTACGTCTGTTCTTTCTTCGCCATTCATTGAAGAAGGGCTGCGCTCCAAGCCTTCAAATATTTGTATCGCAAGTTTACTGGCGAATACCAGTAAATCTATAAAATtccatatcaaaatattttagtttcttgttttaatggcaaagtaaataaattttgtaataaatttactAAGCAATTACGAAATTTAAGGAATGGAAGCCAGAATAGCGCTAGATTTGTTTActatacaaaaacttaattaataatttaggcTATTATAGAGAGACCAGATAAGAACGataggaaaataaatttaaattaaataacatcGATGTGAGATATCAAAttcattctgtattttttttttttcaataaaatatcatATCATGCAAAATGGCTGGCAGTTCTTCAAGCGGCCGGTCCAATTTTTATTGATTCTTTCCAATATGTTTGGCGTTATTCCGGCAATATATAtagctcctcctgctatttgtggtgtgcgtcttgaggtTGTTACACAAACAAAGGGATCTAGAGTTTTAGGCTGGCTCCAAAAGGCGTGTGGTTTTTTATGGCAAatatgcactcggaggtttgacactGCTTGCCGAGAAGCAaccactataaaaaaaaactttttctagtccagtcatcaaagcaccttttaaacgcgtttgaagagatcatcttcagctccttcagcgaattcttcttaatggcctctatcgactcaaagctgTGTCCgcagagtggcaatttaagttttgcgaaagggaaaaagtcacagggggctgaatccggtgaatacggtggtcgttcgatgatatttcttgagtttttgatcaaaaaagtgttcacaataagaACCTTGTGAGACGATGCGTTCTCAtgatgcaagatccatgagATTTCTTTCCCCAATTTTGGGCCGATTTCttcgcacattctctctcaagcgtcgcataacttccacataatattctttgtttaccgtggaaccatttggaatgaattccaagtgcacaacaccatggtAATCAAAGGAAATGAGTAGCATAACTtccacttttgaccgactttgacgtggttttggCTCATGTCGATAGCGTCactcagccgcctgttgactgatttgcatgtcaaactcaaatactcacgtctcatcacctgttatggtgcgctggataaacgttgggtccgaattcacttgctcaaacaTGTCTTTAGCCACCtacttccgatgaattttttgaaagaatttcaactctcttggaacgagtcgaacaGCCACGCGTCTTATTCCCAATTGATGGTgtcaaatgttgcgaattgattcgtgagacacgctaaggttaCGTGTCACTACCTCCcttaaacttaaatgatggttttccagcaccatttccttgactttttcgacgttttcgtccgttgaagacgttgatgggcgaccagatcctCCACGACTTCTTGAACCCCCCTTCAAAAGCCGTATACCACTCGTAGtccatgtttttgataaagcacactcaccATAGGcttttcaatgattcggcatacgaaatcccattcaaacacacaaaatttaagacaaattctttgttcgatatttttattcacCTGCTGTTGacttatataattaaatgccaagaacaaactaattgacagatcacacttaaactctgcgacactataaaGGACAGTTATACCAACAttccaacaaaaaaacttagacatatgtgtaacgcgcgcttttttaatgaacaattcccgatatttttttgactgaaTGTAGTatgtataatagaaaaaaatattttcaatgtttttactattttttctcttttttaatgttcat is a genomic window of Anastrepha ludens isolate Willacy chromosome 6, idAnaLude1.1, whole genome shotgun sequence containing:
- the LOC128867751 gene encoding uncharacterized protein LOC128867751, translating into MLPINLLHSFYWSRMLDVIMQNYLLSTTTCIIWSENEEFSINWQNINPPAAAIVNIRLHNLEASFPEDIVDFATKREELLNDYVVLNPLVEKLTLSIEKSHCENFITFQMDIPVFIEAIINASRYSIWRSVNNKFLFVYNKDELLDEHFQHHFFEDQSSILLIERSNTNPEIFELKTNKFVGLRTDNPKQIYSIDRFNASSNTFLHSNVLFPDKLENLEGREVIMAAFDYRPDIVLKYYPGAPSRDRAFAADDVNGDVEIDGTEARILKEFCVKRNCSVDVDTSDAYDWGVAYRNMTGEAALGMIARGKAEVGMSAMYTWYADYVALDMSMYIGRSGITCVVPAPKRLASWLLPIEPFQPALWGFVVACLCVEVLALLFIDHYSAIIKALNENSHSTTKNSWLHNFEYAFSTIMLLFVSQSNKGAMVGFTPIRVMLFACFLNDIVVTSIYGGGLSSILTVPSIGLAADSVERLYAFQLKWGADSEAWVAAIRDDESEIMQGLLRNFKIYTEEELKELAQTEEMGFTIERLPFGHFAVQEHLTSSVLEKMKIMIEDIYFQYTVAFTARMWPMLGRFNEMVFMWHSSGLDKFWEWRIVADYLDGNIQKMLMASLYANLDDIGPVKLGMSNFVGMLLLWSLGIIFAVLAFLGELLLTHLKRVKKVAANEEIEIREIH